The nucleotide window ccgcaCAGGACTCCTCCCTCGCCTACCTCGAACTCCGTAGTCGCCGCCTCGAGAAGCCCCTGCCTCTGGTTTCGGCATGCAAGCCCAAATCTAACCCTAGTCCAAAGCTTACCTCTCAGAGGGCGAACCGTTCCTCGGCGTCGAATTCGCGGTCGGCGGGGTCCGTTCGGATGAGGAGGTGTTTGGACAGGGGCGAGGGTGCGTCGCCGGATGTGGAAGTGTCGTTCGGCGAGAACTTCCTCGAGTCTGAATCGAGAGAAAGGTGGGGTTTTGCCGGATTCTTTGCCTAAAAACCTGATTTTTTTTAGCTAGGCTTCCCAAGCCTGATGCTTTTTGTCGGATCTTGTTTGGTTAgggttttgtttttttctttcttttccaagaAAGTTCTTTCTTTTGGTTCCTTTAGCAccgaaaaataaaattatatcaaaatatAGGTTTTCATGTTTCAGTCTCTTGTGTAGTTTCTTCTAACTTTTATGCTTGAAATCGAAATTGATGGGGTTTAATCATTCCATACAGATGTTCTTTCTTCGTTCTTGGTGGGTGCTACCTACAAAATTATCAGAAACCCTATTTTCCCCTAGGGTTTAAGCTTTGAGTTTGCTCTGCTCCTTTTTCGTTCTGTTTTGGGTTTCTTGGCTTATCAACATCTATATTTTATTCTTACCGGACAATGGGGAGTTCGGACATGTTTTGTTTGGAAATGCAGTATTCTTCAAAAGAAAGTTCTCATTATTGTGCTTATCTTCTTTGGTCTTCGAGTTTATCCTTAGAAATGCTTTTCACCGAGGCCTAATTTTATCATTGTCTTTGGAACTTTTGTGGTTCTCACTGATTTTTGGTTTCTGAGACTTTGATTTTATTTGCTTCGGCTTCGGCTTCGGCTTCTGCTACTGAACTTGTTACTTGATTTTGTATCTTGTTTCTGAGATATGGATTACAAGCTTTACCATCAGCAGATTTATGGAACTCCTATTTGTGTCCATCAATGAGGGGACCTCCTTGATGCCTATAAATGCCTGAGTGGATTTACCAGCTAATGACAGCCTACAATTGTGGCCCTACGTCTTTTTTGCTTCCTTGGTACTTGCAAGATGCTTGAGACTGCTAAGTACCAAACAGATCCTGATTCACATAACTTGGTCCAACTAAAACTCATCAAACTCAACAAAGTTGGGTGGCATTTATTCTGATTTATTTTAGTTCCATGATCTTTTCCATACATTTTTAGTCCCTGGAGTAGGATGAGGACATGCTGTGAAACTTAGCCTTCTAAAATGGTTATACTGAGTTATTGATTACAAAGTCCCACACtgttgagttttctttttttagGTTGAAGGCAAAACGGGGGAGAGGGATTAGTGGTAGTTTGAAGTTGAGTTGATCCCTTGTGGTTCTGTGGATGGACCATTGGCCATGGTAAAGAAAGTGGTGAGGTAAGTAAAAAAACAAAGGAAGAACAAGATAATGGTTGAACATCTCATTTGATGCTGAGTCTGCCTGCAAATCAGTCGGCAGGTTTGATCCTTGTCGACGAAGTGCGTGCAATCATGTCTACATCTCAATTATTTGTCTTTGTTGCTAGCATTCTGCTCTTGTTTTGGAGTGCTTTGACGATAAATGGTCACTTCAAGCATGTGCACAATTAGATTTGAATTTTTGGTAGCTTTTTCCTTCCGACAACGGTTGGTATCATTAACACTTGACTGTATCTTTTGTCTTTTATGTGGGTTCATGTGTAATCTTTAGAGCCCTTGTTTAGGTTTTGCACATCTGAATCAATCTTTTGAAGCTTGCCGTGGTTCTTTTGTTGCCTTCTTTACTTCAGTTGGATGCATGATGGAAATGTTCAATTGCAATGTCAGAAGTATATGGGAACTTTTACTAGTGTGTTTTTGGTCCATTGTTAAGTATTTTGAGGGTTTTATTATGTGCCTGTCTTTTCATTTCTTGGATAAATTATGTTTTGAGGATCTTATgatctttttaattttattttacttgAGTGCTTTGGTTCTAATGCTATTTCTTGGTTACTGCATTGTCAGAGAGATGACACCTTGCAGCTCGATAAGGGATTTGGCAACAGCAGTGACTCCAGGTTCTACAACAAGATCTAGCTACTCAATTGCCGGTCACCGGAGAATGCAGAATCCAATGCCACAAAACTTCCCCACTGATTGCGAAATGGAAGAGTTTTTTATGGGGCTAGAGAAACTCCAGCAGCAAATATTCATAGAAAAGTATACAATTCTTCATATTCTTCTCATTTCCTAAACTTACTAGCAAAAGAATATGCTGCTGCTGAGTTCCATCTGCATCTGTTGCTATAAAACCCTGATGTATACCTGACTCTTACCAACCTCTCTTCTTGCCTTTTTGTCTTACTTCCAGGTACAACTACGATCCTGTGAATGACCACCCACTCCCAGGCCGGTATGAATGGGTGGAAATCGACTCGTAGGGAGAACATCATCCAACTATCTCTGTCCAGGAATTCCagaggagagagggagaggagtgcAATGCCAACGGTTTTTGTCACCACATCCAGAGCTCCCTGTTCCGGGTGTAGTGTAATGATCTTTAGAGCTGACAAGGTACTCCTTGGTGAAGAGAAGATGATGCCGAAGCTTATGATAACTCTTTAAGAGCTCATTCCAAGGTGTGTTGTAGGGCTACTCACCTTTGTAATGCAGCAGCAGCACTCTTCCGATGGAACGGAGATCAACAATGCTGCACCAGAGTTAGTGTTACTAGTAGCTACGAGTTCTTGTGATGGTCGCTAATGGTTCAGAGTGGTCTGTCAGAAATATAAAATGACCCATTTGCCTTTATTCGATCCTTGTGGACACACAACTCTATGTAGGCCAGAAAGAGGCCATGATAGATATGTTCTGGTGAGCATGTTCTTGATGGTACTGTATGTATTAAGCTCTGCCATATGCCGGTGTGTCCATAATGGTCAATGAATGGAGTTGTTTTACCATGGCAGAGCACCTCTCATTCTCATTTTTACTGTTTGATGGTCTTCTGGGAATAATTTCTTTTCATTTCTTTCTCATGTCAGCAGCTGTTGGTTTGTGAAGTATTAACTGGAAAAGATGTTAGTGCATGAAATCGATTCTAATGTGATGCTGTGTGTATGTATATTAAAGATCAGTCGTAAAACTACATTTTCTTTCTGCATCGTTTCCCAAATCATATTTCTTGTTGATGGCTGAAACATTCACGACGCTTTCAGTTTAACCATCACATATGCGATGTTTACAGGAGTGAAATATAAAGACACTAATGCAACTAAAAGCATTCTCCGATATGCATATCAACTGATATCACAGCATCTGTGAGACTAATCTGGCCTTCTCACTGCTCCACCAATGCATCATAAGCATTGAACTTGGCCATTTGTCTCTTTCTGATCACACTTCACCCCTTGTTCTTCCCTTCTCGCATCCATAGATTCGCATAACTCCCGGTTGTAGGAGTAAATGTGGGCCACATATGAGAAGAAGATGAAGTTGAAGACACCAAGAACAGTGAGGAGTGCATAGTAGTAGTCTAGACGTGAGGCATTCAGGTTGTTCAGTATCCATCCCTTGCCATTCTTGCTCGTTATGTCAGCCACCAGTTTTAGGAGAAAGCTGCTGAAGAAATTACCAATCCCATAAGCTGTCAAGGAGAAGGCAGTCCCCAAGCTTTTCATGCTCTCCGGAGCTTGGTCATAGAAGAACTCTATCTTCCCAACGACCAAAAAGGCATCTGCTATTCCCATCAGCACGAACTGAGGAAGCAATATGAAGATGGTGACAGGAATATGGCCTCCCGTCTTGTCTACTCCATGGTTTCTTGCAATGCTTAGCCTTCTTACTTCGGTAAGCGACGCGACCGACATGGAGACGATCTGAAGTGCCAGTCCCACTCCCATTCTCTGGAGCAAGGTGATCCCCCTTGGGTTCTTTGTCCAAACTCTCATGACCTTTACTAAGTAGCAGTCGTAAAGGCCGACCGTTACGAGCATGGAAACAGTGACGAATGCTCCCAGGCTAGCTGGGGGGATTTGGAAGTGCGGCCCAATGTGAAGATCCAAAGTAGTGCCTTGTTTGACGAAGAGGGTGTTGATCTGAGCGATCAGGGTGCAGGGAATGAACATGGCGGCCAGAATCGGCAGCAGTCGTAGAATTCGCTTCGTCTCTTCCACCTGTGTGACCGGGCACAGTGTCCATGGGGTGTTTGGGCTGCATTTTACTGCAGCTTTGTTAAGGAACCTGCACTTTGGAATGGTGAGAGAATGGAGATGCTTGCGTTTGATGATAGCGTAACTTGAGTACTTGTGGATGCACTGACCTTAAGCAATCGGTGGAGTCGATCCTGAACTTTCCTTTCTTAGAATACACCTCGAGATCAAGCTCATGAAGCTCCTTTGGGTCATTAGGTATGGGAAGCTTCCACTTCCTTGTCGCAGCCACTATAACCCTTGCCATCCTGGTAAATGGACTTCCTTGGGGCAGTTTGTGCCTGTAATATGGTGTGCCAGCCAAAAAGATCAACACCGAGATCAGCAGACCAAGGGTTGGAATTCCATAACCTAAACTCCATCCCACGTTGTCCTGTATGTAGACCAAGAACGTGTGGGCGAAGAGGGTCCCCACGAAGATGCTGAACATCCACCAGTTGAAGAAGGAGAGCTTGTGCATCTTCTCCTTGGGATCGAACTCATCGAACTGGTCTGCTCCGATGGTCGAGATGTTGGGCTTTGTTCCACCGTTTCCCAGTGCTATTATGTACAGTCCCCCAAAGAAGGCAGCCAACTGCAGTGTTGAAGTTGGCTCGCAGTTTACCTTGCAGGATTCTGGTTTCAGCGGAGAGATGGAGACTGCTAACGTCAGCAAACACATCCCCTGTGAGCATGGAGTTTGGCATTCGTCATGCACAAGTTGAGAAGATGATGACCTCTTTGGATTCGTTTGCCAAAAAAAGACTACTTTTCCTTCTGGAATTCTCAAATAGATGCTCTTTCACTAACAATAAGATCAAGGAGGATTATTACATGGCCACTGCTATCTTCTTCGGTTCTGACTGTTTGGTAGtgaattatcatatatatttcgGTGAGTGTTAAGAAGATATTTAGAAAGGATTGAAAAAAGTACTAAGAGAATAATTCTGAATTTATAAATATTGAGAAAGCTGGATGATATATGTTAGACAATCTAACAGCTTAAACTTTTGGATTGAATTGGTGTTAAACTCAATATAACTTTGACTATTGACTCACTTATTGTTAATGGATTTCTAACATGATATTAGAGTCAATATTTGTAAATGAGTGatgattaaaaagaaaaagaaagataggagagagaaagagaaaagtggatgattaaaaaaaaaaagagagagaaagagctaatgagagagtgagtacaaaaaaataatgattgaaaaaaaagaattaaatcTGAATGATAAATAGTCAAGTTTATGATCGTACCATTTATTCTGAGAAGATAATTGAGTCACATAGGAAAAAAAGGagtaaacaaataattttatattaatatatataaaataataataattatttaatgaatTGGTGTCTATCAGTATATTAATTAATGAGTTGACAGTGCAGATAGGTCATGCACAAGCATAAACTATTGATTCGTGCTAACATTACAAGTCAACGTGAATGTGAACTGGCTTGGGAGAACATGAAAGCGACTTCTCAGAGCATGAAACAAATGAATTGAAGAGGAAGTCAGATAAGGATGAACTCAAATAATGGTGAGATGGAAGTCTCGGTTCTCATTTGTTTTGAGTTAATCCATCACCACACAGACAACCAAGACTTTTGCCGATTGTTTGATGGGGAGAAGTCAGTGGCACGGAAGAAAAGTCCATATGGAGACCAACGAGGTCACTGTCGGTTGCCGAAGGATGAAGACGATCGTAGGACAGAAAAGTCTCCGAGGAGTCCGACAAAGTCACAATAGCTTCCCGGCGCCGATATCTATGGAAGATTGTCTCTGCTTTGACTATCTTTGTAGTGGGAAAGACTGGATCTAGCTGCCAACCATGGCAATCATGTCGAAGGGGATTGGCAATAAGTTGAGTTGAGGCAAGGGTGTCCCTTGGCATTCATGGATTTGGTCCTATGGTGGGTCAGAGCCAACTGGAACAGTCAACGCTTCTATCATGTAAGACATGACGGTCAACGAAATGATTGCTCATGTGACATGACACCATATGTAGCGTGTTTGACATTAGGGTTTCTCAGACAGT belongs to Musa acuminata AAA Group cultivar baxijiao chromosome BXJ3-5, Cavendish_Baxijiao_AAA, whole genome shotgun sequence and includes:
- the LOC135639008 gene encoding cyclin-dependent kinase inhibitor 4-like; this translates as MGKYMRKAKLSGEVAVMEVAAHQPSLGVRTRARALAAAAAAAAAQDSSLAYLELRSRRLEKPLPLVSACKPKSNPSPKLTSQRANRSSASNSRSAGSVRMRRCLDRGEGASPDVEVSFGENFLESESREREMTPCSSIRDLATAVTPGSTTRSSYSIAGHRRMQNPMPQNFPTDCEMEEFFMGLEKLQQQIFIEKYNYDPVNDHPLPGRYEWVEIDS
- the LOC135639006 gene encoding protein NRT1/ PTR FAMILY 5.2-like isoform X2 — encoded protein: MDCLLLRLYEVFERMAYYGISSNLVLYLTNKLHQGTVDAANNVTNWVGTVFLTPLLGAYVADALLGRYWTFLFSSAIYLSGMCLLTLAVSISPLKPESCKVNCEPTSTLQLAAFFGGLYIIALGNGGTKPNISTIGADQFDEFDPKEKMHKLSFFNWWMFSIFVGTLFAHTFLVYIQDNVGWSLGYGIPTLGLLISVLIFLAGTPYYRHKLPQGSPFTRMARVIVAATRKWKLPIPNDPKELHELDLEVYSKKGKFRIDSTDCLRFLNKAAVKCSPNTPWTLCPVTQVEETKRILRLLPILAAMFIPCTLIAQINTLFVKQGTTLDLHIGPHFQIPPASLGAFVTVSMLVTVGLYDCYLVKVMRVWTKNPRGITLLQRMGVGLALQIVSMSVASLTEVRRLSIARNHGVDKTGGHIPVTIFILLPQFVLMGIADAFLVVGKIEFFYDQAPESMKSLGTAFSLTAYGIGNFFSSFLLKLVADITSKNGKGWILNNLNASRLDYYYALLTVLGVFNFIFFSYVAHIYSYNRELCESMDARREEQGVKCDQKETNGQVQCL
- the LOC135639006 gene encoding protein NRT1/ PTR FAMILY 5.2-like isoform X1 gives rise to the protein MAESRETGEGDYAKDGSVDLKGSPVLRSKRGGWTACSFVVVYEVFERMAYYGISSNLVLYLTNKLHQGTVDAANNVTNWVGTVFLTPLLGAYVADALLGRYWTFLFSSAIYLSGMCLLTLAVSISPLKPESCKVNCEPTSTLQLAAFFGGLYIIALGNGGTKPNISTIGADQFDEFDPKEKMHKLSFFNWWMFSIFVGTLFAHTFLVYIQDNVGWSLGYGIPTLGLLISVLIFLAGTPYYRHKLPQGSPFTRMARVIVAATRKWKLPIPNDPKELHELDLEVYSKKGKFRIDSTDCLRFLNKAAVKCSPNTPWTLCPVTQVEETKRILRLLPILAAMFIPCTLIAQINTLFVKQGTTLDLHIGPHFQIPPASLGAFVTVSMLVTVGLYDCYLVKVMRVWTKNPRGITLLQRMGVGLALQIVSMSVASLTEVRRLSIARNHGVDKTGGHIPVTIFILLPQFVLMGIADAFLVVGKIEFFYDQAPESMKSLGTAFSLTAYGIGNFFSSFLLKLVADITSKNGKGWILNNLNASRLDYYYALLTVLGVFNFIFFSYVAHIYSYNRELCESMDARREEQGVKCDQKETNGQVQCL